In Papaver somniferum cultivar HN1 chromosome 1, ASM357369v1, whole genome shotgun sequence, a genomic segment contains:
- the LOC113339702 gene encoding uncharacterized protein LOC113339702 — protein sequence MERFERLSEMSRRFGVYFRNKFSSKDSLLNDLDKKFTSFSRTPLHIASINGNVKLAKQILSVRSDLARKQDLNGFTPLHLASARTSLEMVRLLIKAYPDACKVQNKDGKTPLHVAAMKDRVEIMKLLTEEGRFEALLLNNYQNGETILHFCVKNNSSVGTLDLLVHKLVLALHTSDLCTIINSKDSDGNTVLHAAAEMRKFEIVNYLLQRDNIEIDLDAVNNKGLKALNVLSEAQRDDLELGFYVFSGDTKERTNETLSEKKDHCYQVINKKSPKKRSHKERVNVLLVVSTLIAGIAFQAMSNPPGGVWQEDSKLESGTDPVQFAYYVGLMFDSSISGSLLSYTQDHMLPNDSTSNTSTTTEWKGYSKAQENVYYFMSNLLYNTTRHSTYKGLIVEDYTSATISDYNRSDGSDKFFPYLIRYAGFPIMAYQNPFAYEIYILVNTIAFSLSLTVVFAVICGFVHDKSVAQNRILIMLMCISIGCISVSYLAVLESFTPDFFSKDQGLYSLFIYFSMCCICGIGLFLWRFISRMVQLKKKHLTAFNYFKALFTMDARAAGKVALLILGLCAFYWTLPRNF from the exons ATGGAGAGGTTTGAGAGGTTATCAGAAATGTCAAGGAGATTTGGAGTTTACTTCCGAAACAAATTCTCTAGCAAGGATTCACTTCTTAACGATCTAGATAAGAAGTTCACTAGTTTCTCTAGAACTCCATTACACATAGCATCTATAAATGGTAATGTTAAACTTGCCAAACAAATTTTATCTGTGAGATCTGATCTTGCAAGAAAACAAGACTTGAATGGATTTACTCCGCTCCACCTTGCATCTGCCAGAACAAGTCTTGAGATGGTGAGATTGTTGATTAAAGCTTATCCTGATGCTTGTAAAGTTCAAAATAAAGATGGAAAAACACCTCTACATGTGGCTGCCATGAAAGATCGAGTTGAGATCATGAAACTACTAACGGAAGAAGGAAGATTCGAAGCTCTTCTACTAAATAACTATCAAAATGGTGAGACCATTCTGCACTTTTGTGTTAAAAACAACAGTAGTGTAGGTACCCTTGATCTATTGGTACACAAGTTGGTACTTGCACTACATACTTCAGATCTATGTACTATTATCAACTCCAAGGACAGTGATGGCAACACAGTCTTGCACGCCGCTGCGGAAATGCGAAAATTTGAG ATTGTAAACTATTTACTGCAGAGAGATAATATAGAAATCGATTTAGATGCAGTAAACAACAAGGGCCTGAAAGCCTTGAATGTGTTATCTGAAGCTCAGAGGGATGATCTAGAACTTGGTTTTTATGTTTTCTCTGGAGACACCAAAGAGCGTACCAATGAAACTTTGTCCGAAAAGAAGGATCATTGTTACCAAGTGATCAATAAGAAATCGCCTAAAAAGCGAAGTCATAAAGAGAGGGTGAATGTGTTATTAGTGGTGTCAACATTGATCGCAGGAATCGCATTTCAAGCTATGTCAAACCCACCAGGTGGGGTTTGGCAAGAAGACAGCAAACTCGAATCTGGTACTGACCCCGTTCAATTTGCTTATTATGTTGGTCTTATGTTTGACTCCTCCATATCCGGCAGTTTATTAAGTTACACTCAAGATCACATGCTTCCTAATGATTCTACAAGTAATACGAGTACTACAACAGAATGGAAAGGTTATTCTAAAGCCCAAGAAAATGTTTACTATTTTATGAGCAATCTACTATATAATACTACACGACATTCCACATATAAGGGTTTAATCGTTGAAGATTACACGAGTGCTACTATTTCAGATTACAATAGAAGTGATGGCAGTGATAAATTTTTCCCATATCTAATACGATATGCCGGATTCCCTATAATGGCTTATCAAAACCCTTTCGCCTATGAGATTTACATTCTTGTTAACACAATTGCGTTTTCTCTGTCTCTGACGGTTGTTTTCGCGGTCATATGCGGGTTTGTACATGATAAATCTGTCGCTCAAAACCGAATTCTTATAATGTTGATGTGCATCTCAATTGGATGCATTTCAGTAAGTTATTTGGCTGTTTTAGAGAGTTTCACGCCAGATTTCTTTTCTAAGGATCAAGGACTTTATTCACTATTTATATACTTTTCGATGTGCTGCATCTGTGGAATTGGCCTCTTTCTCTGGAGATTTATATCAAGGATGGTTCAGCTAAAAAAGAAGCATCTTACCGCATTTAACTACTTCAAAGCGCTCTTCACTATGGATGCAAGGGCAGCAGGAAAAGTGGCTTTATTGATTCTTGGTTTATGTGCTTTTTACTGGACACTCCCACGTAATTTTTAA